The Lutibacter sp. Hel_I_33_5 genome has a window encoding:
- the alaS gene encoding alanine--tRNA ligase has product MKSQDIRAEFLNFYKSKKHSIVPSAPMVLKDDPTLMFTNSGMAPFKEFFLGNATPKNTRITDSQKCLRVSGKHNDLEEVGYDTYHHTMFEMLGNWSFGDYFKKEAIDWAWELLTEVFKIPKDILYVTVFEGDKKDGTKLDKEAYDYWKKIIPEDRILTGNKKDNFWEMGEQGPCGPCSEIHVDIRSKEEKAKIDGKTLINEDHPQVVEIWNLVFMQYNRKANGSLEDLPNKHIDTGMGFERLCMVLQNVQSNYDTDVFTPLIREIETITGVDYNKNNENDIAIRVIADHVRAVAFAIADGQLPSNTGAGYVIRRILRRAIRYGFTFLNQKEPFIYKLTETLSHQMGDAFPEIKKQNSLIHNVIREEEASFLRTLDQGLLLLDKVIEDTKEKTISGVKAFELYDTYGFPLDLTQLIAREKGYSINEEEFNESMKAQKERSRAASASETGDWVTLIEDETEEFVGYDTLSVDVKLTRYRKVTTKKVGELYQLVFNMTPFYPEGGGQVGDKGYLEDAHGDVVYILDTKKENNVIIHFAKNLPKHLNEMFKAVVNDEFRNLSASNHTATHLLHQALRTILGTHVEQKGSLVNPKYLRFDFSHFSKVDADQLQEIEEFVNARIRENLALVEKRNIPMQQAIDDGAMALFGEKYGDSVRAIRFGQSIELCGGTHVQQTGDIWYFKIKSEGAVAAGIRRIEAITNVAVGDYFESIEKDFVQVKQLLKNPKDIAKSVTSLQEENTALKKQIEQLLKDKAKNLSGEIKSQLQEINGVQFLAAKVDLDPNGIKNLAFEIGKEHKNLFLLFGAENNGKAILTCYVSKEIVESKNLNAGTIVRELGKHIQGGGGGQAFFATAGGKNPAGISKALESAKDYLD; this is encoded by the coding sequence ATGAAATCTCAAGATATAAGAGCTGAATTTTTAAACTTTTACAAATCTAAAAAACATAGCATTGTGCCTTCTGCACCAATGGTTTTAAAAGATGACCCAACCTTAATGTTTACCAATTCTGGGATGGCTCCTTTTAAAGAATTTTTCTTAGGAAATGCTACTCCAAAAAACACAAGAATTACCGATTCGCAAAAATGTTTACGTGTTTCTGGTAAACATAACGATTTGGAAGAAGTTGGTTATGACACCTATCATCATACCATGTTTGAAATGCTAGGAAACTGGAGTTTTGGCGATTATTTTAAAAAAGAAGCAATTGATTGGGCTTGGGAATTGTTAACAGAAGTTTTTAAAATACCTAAAGACATCTTATACGTTACTGTTTTTGAAGGTGATAAAAAAGACGGCACAAAATTAGACAAAGAAGCATATGATTACTGGAAAAAAATTATTCCAGAAGATAGAATTTTAACAGGTAATAAAAAAGATAATTTCTGGGAAATGGGTGAGCAAGGACCTTGTGGCCCCTGTTCTGAAATCCATGTAGATATTCGTTCGAAAGAAGAAAAAGCTAAAATTGATGGTAAAACATTAATAAATGAAGACCACCCACAAGTTGTAGAAATCTGGAACTTGGTTTTTATGCAGTATAATAGAAAAGCAAACGGTTCTCTAGAAGATTTACCAAATAAGCATATTGATACAGGTATGGGGTTTGAACGTTTATGTATGGTTTTACAAAACGTACAATCTAATTACGATACTGATGTTTTTACACCTTTAATTAGAGAAATTGAAACTATTACAGGTGTTGATTATAATAAAAATAATGAAAATGATATTGCTATTAGAGTAATTGCAGATCATGTGAGAGCAGTTGCTTTTGCTATTGCAGATGGACAATTACCAAGTAATACTGGAGCGGGATATGTCATCAGAAGAATTTTAAGAAGAGCTATTCGTTACGGGTTTACTTTTTTAAATCAAAAAGAACCTTTTATTTATAAACTTACAGAAACATTAAGTCATCAAATGGGTGACGCATTTCCTGAAATCAAAAAACAAAACTCACTGATTCATAATGTAATTAGAGAAGAAGAAGCTTCTTTTTTAAGAACCTTAGATCAAGGTTTGTTATTATTAGATAAAGTTATTGAAGACACGAAAGAAAAAACGATTTCTGGTGTAAAAGCTTTTGAATTATATGATACGTATGGTTTTCCTTTAGACTTAACGCAACTGATTGCAAGAGAAAAAGGATATTCAATAAATGAAGAAGAATTTAATGAAAGTATGAAAGCTCAAAAAGAGCGATCTAGAGCTGCATCTGCAAGTGAAACTGGAGATTGGGTTACTTTAATTGAAGATGAAACAGAAGAATTTGTTGGTTATGATACTTTATCTGTTGATGTAAAATTAACACGTTATAGAAAAGTTACCACTAAGAAAGTTGGTGAGTTATATCAACTCGTTTTTAACATGACTCCTTTTTATCCAGAAGGTGGTGGACAAGTTGGTGATAAAGGATATTTAGAAGATGCACACGGTGATGTTGTCTATATTTTAGACACTAAAAAAGAAAATAATGTCATTATTCATTTTGCTAAAAACTTACCAAAGCATCTCAACGAAATGTTTAAAGCTGTTGTAAATGATGAGTTTAGAAATTTATCAGCAAGTAACCATACTGCAACTCATTTATTACATCAAGCATTGCGAACTATTTTAGGTACGCATGTAGAGCAAAAAGGCTCGTTGGTAAATCCAAAGTATTTACGTTTCGATTTTTCTCATTTTTCTAAAGTTGATGCAGATCAACTACAAGAAATAGAAGAATTTGTAAATGCAAGAATTAGAGAAAATCTAGCATTAGTCGAGAAAAGAAACATCCCAATGCAACAAGCAATTGACGATGGAGCCATGGCCTTATTTGGAGAAAAATATGGAGACAGTGTTAGAGCTATTCGTTTTGGACAATCTATAGAATTATGTGGAGGAACGCATGTACAACAAACTGGAGATATTTGGTATTTTAAAATAAAATCAGAAGGAGCTGTTGCAGCAGGAATTAGAAGAATTGAAGCTATCACCAATGTTGCTGTTGGCGATTATTTTGAAAGCATAGAAAAGGATTTTGTACAAGTAAAACAATTACTTAAAAACCCAAAAGATATTGCTAAATCTGTTACAAGTTTACAAGAAGAAAACACTGCTTTAAAAAAGCAAATTGAACAGCTTTTAAAAGATAAAGCAAAAAACTTATCAGGAGAAATAAAAAGTCAGCTACAAGAAATAAATGGAGTTCAGTTTTTAGCTGCTAAAGTAGATTTAGATCCTAACGGGATTAAAAATTTAGCGTTTGAAATTGGTAAAGAACATAAAAACCTATTCTTACTATTTGGTGCAGAAAATAATGGTAAAGCAATTTTAACCTGTTATGTTTCTAAAGAAATAGTGGAATCTAAAAATCTGAACGCAGGTACAATTGTTAGAGAATTAGGAAAACATATTCAAGGTGGCGGTGGCGGACAAGCATTTTTTGCAACTGCGGGAGGTAAAAATCCAGCTGGGATTTCAAAAGCATTAGAGAGTGCAAAAGATTATTTAGATTAA
- a CDS encoding DUF6252 family protein codes for MKSLKKLTLLLFVTCLISSCSKNDDDSNSNNSGDDFFTAKVDGTSWEAFTGPPDTVAWNEAHAGLVVLQGSNSNGHAITMNIMNYNGVGTYNFASAGFAQFVIAPTQSNSGIWISNAGSGTSGSVEITAVNGDVIEGTVSFVGVNPQDKSRKAITEGKFRATKQ; via the coding sequence ATGAAATCTTTAAAAAAACTAACACTTTTATTATTTGTAACATGTTTAATAAGTAGTTGTTCTAAAAATGACGACGACAGTAATTCTAATAATTCTGGCGATGATTTTTTCACCGCTAAAGTAGATGGAACATCTTGGGAAGCTTTTACAGGCCCGCCAGACACTGTTGCTTGGAATGAAGCTCATGCTGGACTAGTTGTTTTACAAGGAAGTAATTCTAACGGACATGCAATTACCATGAATATTATGAATTATAACGGTGTTGGCACCTACAACTTTGCTAGCGCTGGCTTTGCGCAATTTGTAATTGCTCCTACACAATCTAATAGTGGAATCTGGATTAGCAACGCTGGATCGGGAACATCGGGATCTGTAGAAATTACTGCTGTAAATGGAGATGTAATAGAAGGTACTGTTTCATTTGTTGGAGTTAACCCACAAGATAAATCTAGAAAAGCTATTACAGAAGGAAAGTTTAGAGCTACAAAACAATAA
- a CDS encoding DUF1800 family protein: protein MPHLDTFSGNWTTTEARHLLRRTSFGITETLVNTSVSLGLNETINTLFKENPLPDPPVKYKLDGTGDDQINDPGAKFGETWVNSPAYPVATDSAERTRIYRSRNRSLYAWSFLQMQNSGISIREKLTLFWHNHFVSENSNPHREYYYMNVLRTNALKNFKELTKQVTVDTNMLLYLSGSQNTDAAPNENYSRELLELFTIGKGDAVGNGDYTNYTEDDVVQIAKALTGGRIKGLNNVDALTSFFSNNKHTKGDKTLSHRFNNAVISENGENEYKDVIDKIFEQDECSRFITRKLYIWFINDNITAETETNIIEPLAKIIRDNNYDIAPALKKLLASDHFFENIFCMMKNPIDLIFSSTQSLGYSAPTISVNLEYEYALILYSACTDLNQSIFHHPDVSGWKAYYQAPLFYKSWVNNYLLPKRLEYCKIIVTGGKVKINGKNYTLPPLTPVLQVAANITNSQDPDILINSLATQLFNYPINESQLTALKGVLIPGLPNFEWTVEYNNFLANPSDEGLKTSIENKLRNLISTMVQMSEFQIM, encoded by the coding sequence ATGCCCCATTTAGACACTTTTTCTGGAAATTGGACTACCACAGAAGCGAGACACTTATTAAGACGCACTTCGTTTGGAATTACTGAAACACTTGTAAACACTTCGGTTTCATTAGGTTTAAATGAAACAATTAATACGCTATTTAAAGAAAACCCTCTTCCAGACCCACCAGTAAAATATAAACTAGACGGGACGGGTGACGATCAAATAAATGATCCTGGAGCTAAATTTGGAGAAACTTGGGTAAATTCTCCTGCGTATCCAGTTGCGACAGATAGTGCAGAAAGAACACGAATTTATCGTTCTAGAAATAGATCTTTATACGCATGGTCCTTTTTACAAATGCAAAATTCAGGTATTTCTATTCGAGAAAAACTTACGTTGTTTTGGCATAATCATTTTGTGTCTGAAAATTCAAATCCGCATAGAGAATATTACTACATGAATGTGTTAAGAACTAACGCTTTAAAAAATTTTAAAGAGTTAACTAAACAAGTTACTGTAGACACTAATATGTTACTTTATTTAAGCGGATCACAAAATACAGACGCGGCTCCTAACGAGAATTATTCTAGAGAACTGTTAGAACTTTTTACGATTGGAAAAGGCGATGCCGTTGGTAATGGAGATTATACAAATTATACAGAAGATGATGTTGTTCAAATTGCAAAAGCATTAACTGGCGGGAGAATAAAAGGATTAAATAATGTAGATGCGTTAACTTCCTTTTTCTCCAACAATAAACACACAAAAGGAGACAAAACTTTATCACATCGATTTAACAATGCTGTGATTTCTGAAAATGGCGAAAATGAATATAAAGATGTAATTGATAAAATTTTTGAGCAAGATGAATGTTCAAGATTTATTACTAGAAAATTATATATCTGGTTTATTAATGATAATATAACAGCAGAAACAGAAACAAATATTATTGAGCCTTTGGCAAAAATTATTAGAGATAATAATTATGATATTGCACCAGCCTTAAAAAAACTTTTAGCATCAGATCATTTCTTTGAAAATATTTTTTGCATGATGAAAAACCCTATCGATTTAATCTTTTCTTCAACTCAATCTTTAGGATATTCTGCTCCAACAATTTCAGTAAATTTAGAATATGAATATGCGCTGATATTATATTCGGCATGTACAGATTTAAATCAATCCATCTTTCATCATCCAGATGTTTCAGGATGGAAAGCGTATTATCAAGCACCCTTGTTTTACAAAAGTTGGGTAAACAACTATTTACTTCCAAAAAGACTAGAATATTGTAAAATAATAGTTACTGGCGGTAAAGTTAAAATAAACGGTAAAAACTATACATTACCACCTTTAACACCAGTTTTACAAGTAGCTGCTAATATTACAAATTCTCAAGATCCAGATATTTTAATCAATAGTTTAGCAACTCAACTATTTAATTATCCCATCAATGAAAGTCAACTTACAGCTTTAAAAGGTGTTTTAATTCCTGGATTACCGAATTTTGAATGGACTGTTGAATACAATAACTTTTTAGCAAATCCTTCAGACGAAGGGTTGAAAACTTCAATTGAAAATAAACTTAGAAATTTAATTTCTACGATGGTACAAATGTCTGAATTTCAAATAATGTAA
- a CDS encoding PQQ-binding-like beta-propeller repeat protein, with amino-acid sequence MKTKILIGMLFFLGISISHAQKAETPDNKYELGSIKWMKMSDPGTLIVSTAKGVYGIQPNKSQPAFLFDKRKNIKEENFHLQPGTPYAMFIANGMNGVTFVLDIVTGKTLFDSKAEGFSFMNSRDIILPENKLVVSGLRKSKGKIGAGYSIAVFDLTTGKEQYTIPQKGSNNVTGVSDIIDGKLAIPRKKGLEYIDLASGNVLWTADVRNVGSVSATDNAIYAYQTNNNGKNTTIYKVNMNGKLIWKDGNKLKGKVRQSEYLQEGIAILTDTQGKNPQSKIYFLDTNSGEDLWDKAPKTKGLVSHFYTEKDGIIFGVASGGINKIKYDGTPLWRKPLKTGPTISTLTKTEKGILYITAKDADIVDENTGESIFGKKLKYKQSKAVASTYDAKNKRYLLSCSDGLYSIDANSGTNEIIAKPKFGGKESPNSIEMRDGNILLSSSQNMMLLDGNGKEIYHQFFKSPSNSMFGKIMAGALAVTSMAMAAGSAVRAGANRSSMGRYNSYGSQMNNNAKGFSKIAGASFGAMSKRFKASAQTKNDKFILTKLKSGVGLVKLDKGSGKKVKEILLKDKKPTYKVDDVERILYYKANKNTIYAYKI; translated from the coding sequence ATGAAAACTAAAATTCTAATAGGGATGCTTTTCTTTTTAGGCATTTCTATTTCACATGCTCAAAAAGCGGAAACCCCAGACAATAAATATGAACTTGGAAGTATTAAATGGATGAAAATGTCTGATCCTGGCACTTTGATTGTTTCAACAGCTAAAGGCGTATATGGGATACAACCTAATAAATCTCAACCTGCTTTTTTATTCGATAAACGTAAAAACATTAAAGAAGAAAATTTTCATTTACAACCCGGAACACCTTATGCAATGTTTATTGCAAACGGAATGAATGGAGTAACTTTTGTACTTGATATAGTAACAGGAAAAACATTATTTGATTCTAAAGCAGAAGGTTTTTCTTTTATGAATAGTAGAGATATTATTTTACCTGAAAACAAATTGGTGGTTAGTGGACTTAGAAAATCAAAAGGAAAAATTGGCGCTGGTTATTCTATTGCTGTTTTTGATTTAACTACAGGAAAAGAACAATATACAATTCCACAAAAAGGAAGTAATAATGTAACAGGAGTTTCTGATATTATTGATGGAAAACTAGCTATACCAAGAAAAAAGGGATTAGAATATATAGATTTAGCTTCTGGGAATGTATTATGGACAGCTGATGTTAGAAATGTTGGTTCTGTTTCTGCAACAGACAATGCTATTTATGCATATCAAACAAATAATAATGGCAAAAACACTACTATTTATAAGGTAAACATGAATGGTAAACTAATATGGAAAGATGGAAATAAACTAAAAGGAAAAGTTAGACAAAGTGAATATTTACAGGAAGGAATTGCAATTCTTACAGATACTCAAGGTAAAAATCCACAATCAAAAATTTACTTTCTAGACACAAATTCTGGTGAAGACTTATGGGATAAAGCCCCTAAAACAAAAGGACTCGTGAGTCATTTTTATACTGAGAAAGATGGCATCATTTTCGGAGTTGCTTCTGGAGGAATAAATAAAATTAAATATGATGGAACTCCACTTTGGAGAAAACCTTTAAAAACTGGACCAACTATAAGCACGCTTACAAAAACTGAAAAAGGCATTTTATACATTACAGCAAAAGACGCTGATATTGTTGATGAAAATACTGGTGAATCTATATTTGGTAAAAAATTAAAGTATAAACAATCTAAAGCAGTTGCTTCCACTTATGACGCAAAAAACAAACGTTATTTATTAAGTTGTAGTGACGGATTATATAGTATTGATGCTAATTCTGGCACTAATGAAATAATTGCAAAACCTAAATTTGGAGGAAAAGAATCTCCTAATTCTATAGAAATGAGAGATGGGAATATTCTATTATCATCTAGCCAAAACATGATGCTATTAGATGGTAATGGTAAAGAAATTTATCATCAATTTTTTAAATCTCCTTCCAATAGTATGTTTGGCAAAATTATGGCAGGCGCACTAGCAGTAACCTCTATGGCAATGGCAGCAGGTTCTGCTGTTAGAGCTGGAGCAAACAGAAGTTCTATGGGTAGATATAATTCTTACGGCTCTCAAATGAATAATAATGCAAAAGGTTTTTCTAAAATTGCTGGCGCTTCTTTTGGGGCAATGTCTAAACGTTTTAAAGCATCTGCACAAACAAAAAACGATAAATTCATTTTAACAAAATTAAAGTCGGGTGTTGGGTTAGTAAAACTTGATAAAGGATCAGGAAAAAAAGTAAAAGAAATTTTATTAAAAGATAAAAAACCAACATATAAAGTTGATGATGTTGAACGTATTTTATACTACAAAGCGAATAAAAACACTATTTACGCTTATAAAATATAA
- a CDS encoding DUF1501 domain-containing protein, protein MKKTKKLNRREFIKLSTAASGSIPFVLSGFPLFANEKPDGYVFEEENDNILVLIQLQGGNDGLNTVFDLNQYTNLQSVRSNIIIPKNDLLTINDTTRFHPSLTGMKEIWDQEKLSIIQNVGYPDQNRSHFRSTDIWNSASSATAYVSSGWIGRLLDGKHSKFPENYPNEENPDPFAITIGTVISETCQGTNANFSMALADPDNPGTALVSNTGEIPSNCYGNALKFVNDTISQTNAYAAVIKKASAAGNNLSTKYTDSNLSKKLKDVAKLISGGLKSKVYIVQIGGFDNHHNQIEEGEPTTGKHAELLQELSDAIAAFQNDIELLDIDKKVVGMTYSEFGRRIRSNAAFGTDHGTAAPLFMFGSCVKNQILGDAPEIDTQVDEKEGVQMQHDFRNIYSTVLTDWLGATKAESTAVLFSEFDSLPIFKSGCSASLSNENFLLDNVNINVYPNPTIDFVNIQFLGTNNKVTLVLYNSIGAVVKQITNTTYNAAQHTIKVDTSRLPKGNYFIYYHSNGVSKTKKLLKF, encoded by the coding sequence ATGAAGAAGACAAAAAAACTAAATCGTAGAGAGTTTATAAAATTAAGCACAGCAGCTTCTGGCTCTATTCCTTTCGTTTTAAGTGGGTTTCCTTTATTTGCAAATGAAAAACCAGATGGGTATGTATTTGAAGAAGAAAATGATAATATATTAGTCTTAATACAATTACAGGGAGGAAATGACGGTTTAAATACCGTTTTCGATTTAAATCAGTATACTAATTTACAAAGTGTTCGTTCCAATATTATTATTCCGAAAAACGATTTATTGACTATAAATGATACTACTCGTTTTCATCCTTCCTTAACTGGAATGAAAGAAATTTGGGATCAAGAAAAACTATCTATAATTCAGAATGTTGGGTACCCAGATCAAAATAGATCACATTTTAGATCTACTGATATTTGGAATTCTGCTTCTAGTGCAACAGCTTATGTTTCTTCTGGTTGGATTGGACGTTTATTAGACGGTAAACATTCTAAATTTCCAGAAAACTATCCGAATGAAGAAAATCCAGATCCATTTGCTATAACTATTGGTACTGTAATTTCTGAAACTTGTCAAGGAACAAACGCTAACTTTTCTATGGCATTAGCAGACCCAGACAATCCTGGAACGGCATTAGTTTCTAATACAGGAGAAATACCAAGTAATTGTTATGGGAATGCTTTAAAGTTTGTAAACGACACTATAAGTCAGACAAATGCCTATGCAGCAGTTATTAAAAAAGCATCTGCAGCTGGAAATAATTTATCTACTAAATACACAGATTCTAATTTATCAAAAAAACTAAAAGATGTTGCAAAATTAATTTCTGGCGGATTAAAGTCTAAAGTATATATAGTTCAAATTGGTGGTTTTGATAACCATCATAATCAAATAGAAGAAGGTGAACCAACAACTGGAAAACATGCAGAATTATTACAAGAGTTATCAGATGCCATTGCTGCTTTTCAAAACGATATAGAATTATTAGATATTGATAAAAAAGTGGTTGGAATGACCTATTCTGAATTTGGTAGAAGAATAAGATCTAACGCTGCTTTTGGAACAGATCATGGTACAGCAGCACCATTATTTATGTTTGGATCTTGTGTGAAAAATCAAATATTAGGAGATGCTCCAGAAATTGACACACAGGTAGATGAAAAAGAAGGTGTACAAATGCAACACGATTTTAGAAATATTTACAGTACTGTTTTAACAGATTGGTTGGGTGCAACAAAAGCAGAATCAACGGCTGTTTTATTTAGTGAGTTTGATAGCTTACCTATTTTTAAATCTGGTTGCTCTGCTTCATTATCAAATGAAAATTTTTTATTAGACAATGTAAACATAAATGTATATCCAAATCCGACTATAGATTTTGTGAATATTCAATTTTTAGGAACAAATAATAAGGTAACCTTGGTATTATATAATAGTATTGGCGCTGTTGTAAAACAAATAACAAATACAACATACAATGCAGCTCAACATACTATAAAAGTTGACACAAGTAGATTACCAAAGGGTAATTACTTTATATATTATCATTCTAATGGCGTTTCGAAAACTAAAAAACTACTAAAATTTTAA
- a CDS encoding GSCFA domain-containing protein, translated as MNLQTKVSLKKGTRNLINYQSKVLLIGSCFSENIDNKLGFYKFRTLQNPFGILFHPNAIENLITNVINEKNYTEKDIIFNNERWHSLEAHSELSSSDKNELLTNLNTKIIATNRYLKEASHLIITLGTSWVYRHIETDTIVANCHKIPQKKFLKELLSVDEITESLDAITTLIKSVNSEAKVIFTVSPVRHLKDGFIENTQSKAHLITAIQWLLSSQAQSRDHSYFPSYEIMMDELRDYRFYAEDMLHPNKTAINYIWQKFSDVWISDEAQQTMQEVETIQRGLSHKPFNENSEQHQQFLQSLEAKISSLQEKHSFITF; from the coding sequence ATGAACTTACAAACTAAAGTTTCGTTAAAAAAAGGAACCAGAAACTTAATTAATTATCAATCAAAAGTTTTATTAATTGGTTCTTGTTTTTCAGAAAATATTGATAATAAATTAGGGTTTTATAAATTTAGAACTCTTCAAAATCCGTTTGGAATATTATTCCATCCAAATGCTATAGAAAATTTAATTACCAATGTAATTAATGAAAAAAACTATACCGAAAAAGACATCATTTTTAATAACGAACGCTGGCATAGTTTAGAAGCGCATTCTGAGTTGAGTTCTTCTGATAAAAATGAATTATTAACTAATTTAAATACGAAGATCATTGCTACAAATAGATATCTAAAAGAAGCTTCTCATCTAATTATTACTTTAGGAACTTCTTGGGTTTACAGACATATTGAGACGGATACTATTGTTGCGAATTGCCATAAAATTCCACAAAAAAAATTCTTAAAAGAATTATTATCTGTTGATGAAATTACTGAAAGTTTAGATGCAATTACTACACTAATTAAATCAGTAAATTCTGAAGCTAAGGTTATTTTTACAGTTTCTCCTGTGCGTCATTTAAAAGATGGATTTATAGAAAACACACAAAGTAAAGCGCATTTAATTACTGCAATTCAATGGCTGCTATCATCTCAAGCGCAGTCGAGAGATCATAGTTACTTTCCTTCTTATGAAATAATGATGGATGAATTACGTGATTACCGTTTTTATGCTGAAGACATGCTTCATCCAAACAAAACCGCTATTAATTACATCTGGCAAAAATTTTCAGATGTTTGGATTTCTGATGAAGCTCAACAAACAATGCAAGAAGTTGAGACTATTCAAAGAGGATTATCACACAAACCTTTTAATGAAAACTCTGAACAACATCAACAATTTTTACAGTCTTTAGAAGCTAAAATTTCTTCTTTACAAGAAAAACATTCATTTATCACTTTTTAA